One stretch of Rissa tridactyla isolate bRisTri1 chromosome 21, bRisTri1.patW.cur.20221130, whole genome shotgun sequence DNA includes these proteins:
- the SLC45A3 gene encoding solute carrier family 45 member 3, with translation MAQRAWVSMLFHNRKTQLLLVNSLTFGLEVCLAAGITYVPPLLLEVGVEEKFMTMVLGIGPVLGLVFVPLIGSASDHWHSSYGRRRPFIWMLCLGVLLSLFVIPHASSLASLFALNTRPLEIAFLILGIGLLDFCGQVCFTPLEALLSDLFQEPDNCRQAFSMYAFMISLGGCIGYLLPAIDWGGSFLAPYLGGQETCLFSLLAVIFLGCVLATLFVTEEAATQADVLDGPTLKDAPPKPSPPACCSCQLSRSSCLLQARHVMQALRNLCTLVPRLHSLYCRIPKVIRRLFVAELCSWMALMTFMLFYTDFVGEGLYHGVPRAKPGTDARRHYDEGVRMGSLGLFLQCVTSIFFSTIMDRMVKQFGTRAVYLASVVFFPVAAFVMCLSHSVIVVTISAALTGFTFSALQILPYTLASLYHHEKQVFLHKYKSKEEEDAARLNKKSAFSKGLLSSQKLPYQNGHAGSLFSSSSSSPPAAGSALCVSSSCDVSLMMMVGEPDSVAPGRGICLDLAILDSAFLLSQVVPSLFMGSIVQFTQSVTAYMVSAAGFGLVAIYFATKVVFDKSDMAKYSV, from the exons ATGGCGCAGAGAGCCTGGGTCAGCATGCTCTTCCACAACCGCAagacccagctcctgctggtcAACTCCCTGACGTTCGGCCTGGAGgtctgcctggcagcagggataACCTACGTGCCCCCGCTGCTGCTGGAAGTGGGCGTGGAGGAGAAGTTCATGACCATGGTTTTAG ggaTAGGACCTGTCCTTGGCTTGGTTTTTGTCCCGCTAATTGGATCTGCCAGTGACCACTGGCACAGCAGCTATGGCCGAAGGCGACCTTTCATCTGGATGCTGTGCCTGGGAGTCCTGCTGAGCCTCTTCGTTATCCCACATGCCAGCAGCCTGGCCAGCCTGTTTGCCCTCAACACTCGCCCGCTGGAGATTGCCTTCCTCATCCTGGGCATCGGGTTACTGGATTTCTGCGGCCAGGTCTGCTTCACTCCGCTGGAAGCCCTGCTCTCAGACCTCTTCCAGGAGCCAGACAACTGCCGCCAGGCCTTCTCCATGTACGCCTTCATGATCAGCCTGGGGGGCTGCATTGGCTACCTGCTTCCAGCCATTGACTGGGGTGGCAGCTTTCTGGCCCCGTACCTGGGAGGGCAGGAGACCTGCCTCTTCAGCCTCCTTGCCGTCATTTTCCTCGGCTGtgtgctggccacgctctttgtGACGGAGGAGGCAGCCACCCAGGCAGATGTCCTGGATGGCCCCACACTGAAGGATGCTCCTCCTAAGCCCtcacctcctgcctgctgctcttgccAGCTCTCCCGGAGCTCCTGTCTCCTGCAGGCCAGGCATGTGATGCAGGCCCTGAGAAACCTCTGCACGTTGGTGCCACGGCTTCACAGCCTCTACTGCCGCATCCCCAAGGTCATCCGGCGTCTGTTCGTGGCTGAGCTCTGCAGCTGGATGGCACTCATGACTTTCATGCTGTTCTACACAGACTTTGTTGGGGAAGGACTGTACCATGGCGTCCCCAGAGCCAAGCCAGGCACGGATGCCAGACGCCACTACGATGAAG GTGTCCGGATGGGTAGTTTGGGCCTCTTCCTGCAATGCGTCACATCCATCTTCTTTTCGACAATCATGGACCGGATGGTGAAGCAGTTTGGGACGCGGGCGGTCTACCTGGCCAGCGTGGTGttcttccctgtggctgccttcgTCATGTGCCTTTCCCACAGTGTCATCGTTGTGACCATCTCAGCTGCTCTGACAGGCTTCACCTTCTCTGCACTCCAGATCCTGCCATACACCCTGGCATCACTCTATCATCATGAAAAACAG gtatttttgcataaatataagagcaaagaagaggaagatgCAGCTCGACTGAATAAGAAATCAGCCTTCTCTAAAGGCCTCCTTTCCAGCCAGAAGCTGCCTTACCAGAATGGACATGCTGGGAgcctcttctcttcttcctcctcctctcctccagccgcCGGCTCGGCTCTGTGCGTCAGCTCCTCCTGCGACGTCTCGCTCATGATGATGGTGGGAGAACCGGACTCTGTGGCTCCCGGACGAGGCATCTGCCTGGACCTGGCTATTTTGGACagtgctttcctcctctctcaggTTGTCCCCTCCCTCTTCATGGGGTCCATCGTCCAGTTTACGCAGTCAGTGACTGCCTACATGGTGTCAGCTGCCGGCTTTGGCCTGGT